A region of the Oncorhynchus clarkii lewisi isolate Uvic-CL-2024 chromosome 4, UVic_Ocla_1.0, whole genome shotgun sequence genome:
ACTCCGACGGAATCCAGAAATGTAAACAGAATACACGGTACCCCTCGGACAGGATACACAATATATTTTTATTACAGTAACCCAACATTAGTGTGAAGAATAGGTAttagatatatactgtatttgtttATCACCCAAATGGATTGAACACATTAAGCAACAAAAAGTTATAATGGAATTCCGGACAATAAAACGGCATTTGGGGGAAAAAAGAACAaggattttatagggccctattAGTGTTTTACACAATGCGTTGTCACCCAGGCAGGTATTGACAATGTGTGTCTTCCTTATTTTAAAAGGAGATAGCATATGGGATGTGTAAGTAATAATGTTTTAAGCTTATGTATACACAAAAAAATAATTGATTTTATTTTAATTCCGTCGGGATCCGTAGGGATATAAGATCTGCAGTTTTCCTGCATTCAAGTACAAATATGTGACAACCACAACATTGTGAGTGTTAAAATGGCAAAGACCTTCTCATATCGAAGACAAAATGTCGTTCCGGCCCTTTCTGTGAAGGACTTCAATGAAAGATGGCCAACCCTGTTTGAACCCACTCAGGTACAAAATACAGCCGAAGGAAAATAGTCAATGTAGGTATAcatctttatttatttaaatattttgttGTCTTGACCTAGTATTATAATCTACAATTCAACATGCATTAAAGATTAGTCTGAACATTCTCACTCTACACAAGCTTTGGGAGGGGTTCCCAATAGCATTCTGGCTCTCGGATCATCTTTTGTACTTATCTGTTCAGaagatgttttctctctctctctctcagattaaGGAAGAGTTCAGAAGAATTACAACTGTTTCTCTTGAGTCCACCTTTATGCAGAAGCTGGACGAATATACACCAACATGTTTTGACTTGTTTAAGTCAAAAGGAGCTGCTATAAAGGTGGtttgtaacagtatagactttacgtccgtcccctcgccccgacctgggcgcctaccagggactctctgcacacgtcaacagtcaccctcgaaacatcgttacccatcgctccacaaaagcctgtCAAAATAATATGTGCATATGGAGTCAGGTTTAAGGGAGAATTTGGCATATATTTTGTAACAAATGTGCAATGTATGTTTTGAAACCCCATGTTTTGATTaatctaaaacagtttgaatgagGTTGTATTTGAGCTAAGGTTCATATTGTGCTTTGTGTAAAGTCTATTTAGACAAATCGTTAATTTACGTTTCTGTTAAAATATTGCTTTGTTGTTAAGGGGCACACAGACCACCAGAAAATCTTTGCCAATCTGTACACGATGTGCGGTCAAAGTGCTAATCCCAAACTATCACATACAACTTTATGCAGTTGTGAAGATCTATAATTATTTGTAGTTAGGTGCAAGCTATCTGGATGTAACTTTACCTAAGGAGGCAAGGTGTAGTTATACCCAGAATGCTTACAGATGACAAAATATGAATGCCTAAGGAGTAAGGTTTAAATGGAAATTTGAGATTGAAGTTTGAAGAAATGATAAAAttataacatttattttattaaaataaaGATGTGGAAGTTTGAAGTTGAACACTGTTGTTTCTTTTTGCATATTCCCTTGTATAGAAATAATCATTTGTAGTAAATTTCCCCAAGTATATTGAGGTAACTATTTGCATCAGCTTTTTAAGTATAGTTGTGAATACAGttggaagtcagaagtttacttacactttagccaaatacatttaaactcagtttttcacaattccgcgactcgtcagtgaagtgcactttttgccagtcctgtctggtccagcgacggtgggtttgtgtccatagtctacgttgttgccggtgatgtctggtgtaactctggcagttgttgccatcctgtacctgtgatgttcagatgtaccgatcctgtgcaggtgttgttacacgtggtctgccactgtgaggatgatcagctgtctgtcctgtctccctgtagcgctatcttaggcgtctcacagtacagacattgcaatttattgccttggccacatctgcagtcctcatgctttCTTGCAGAATGCCTCCTctgcacattcacgcagatgagcagggaccctgggcatatttattttggtgtttttcagagtcagtaaaaaggcctctttagtgtcctaagttttcataactgtgactttaATTTAAAtgatttacaatgaagatctgtgaagttatttggatttttaagaattatctttgaatgaaagggtcctgaaaaagagacgtttctttttttgctgagtttatttatgtTTTGAGAAGGCAACCACATTTTGAAAACGCATTTACTGTTTTTCAAAAGGTCACAGGGTTGTGAGCATCGACAAAATTGTAAAATAATTAATTTAAAAAGGCTGTACATGATTCAGAAAAACTGTAcaaacagaatagaatataaagGCAAATATCAGCATGTGCTTTCATTTTACATGCAAAAATGGTTGACAGCTCAACAatcaggttaaaaaaaatattaattggTGCAATCAACGCATATAAACAATCTACCTATGCTTGGCAGGTAAATGCTATTTACAGGTGCAAGAGGCGCCGCGTAAATCAGCAGCCCAGCCAGAAGGGACACGACGCCCATACTCTCACATTAAGCTCATAAAATGTGAGCGAAAATGCGTCGTATAAGTTGTCTCAGCAAACACAAACAGGAAGTATGGCGGTCATGTGACTCCTTTAACCGCTCCCTGGTTGTGAAAACAGTGCGGTCACGGGAGCACTTTAGATAGTTTACATTTCAGAGAGAGTCGAGAGAGAGCTGAGGTCGCTCGGCGCAGTTCTACTAAAATTATATTTGACTTTGGCGCTGGCATACACACGCCAAAGCCCtttttgcaacattgtttcaacatgGACTTCCAAGGGATGTGAGCTTGATTTCTGCTGATACATTGTATCGAATGGTCATAAAATGAATACATTGGGGCAGACACGACATAGGATCTTACCTACGAGAACAACATCCATGCAGGAAGATCCGACATATTAAGGCTACGCAATGCAAGTTTGGAACACCATTATAACGGATTGATTAGGTCATATTTTGTTACATAACAGTTAATAACACTACATGTGTGAACTAATATATAACCTATTATTGTGTTGTAGGACTACAGATaggtagcctacaaaagcctcaAAATGACAAATAGTGTTTTGAGGGTTTTACTCTTTATGAGATATATACCAAACCAGCCTACACACGTGATAACTTGACAGTCTCACAGACAGACTTGCTCAATCCTTGCGTGAGTGAATATGTTGAGTTTGAGGAGATTGTGCAGTCAATGGGTATCAAACAGTCATTTAAATAACCgagtaaaaatatatactttttgagttaatttttttatttcagcatGTTTCACACATGTTTACAAAGGATGATCTATCATGAAAgaaatgtatataaaaatgtctttaaaaaaaagatttCCAGCCCATGTTATAAAACATTTGGAAGGATGAAGTGCAACGGTCAgcatacagtaaaaaaaaaaaaaagtaaacattggctGTCTCCCAGTAAAATGGACTCAAATGATTTAAATAGTTATGTCTCCCAGCTCATGCCTTCTCATAGGTACGCACTGCCACAATGTCTTCAAATGTGAGAGTCTGTGGATcagataaaataacaaataaatcaCTGTGAAATTAGCAAATCAAACATGAAATAGAGTGTAAATAAACATTCATCATTATTAAAAGTAAGATATTGCTTGTTTTATGGTGATAAAAATAAGACTCCAGTTTCTATCAGCTAAATACATCCCACCAGGTCACACCAGAAATGACCATTTAATATGATAATTGTATAATATGATAAATGCATAATATGGACAATTAGAGGTAAGCCTGCAAacttgcatttaaaaaaataaatatataactgCAGTAATCATGCTGAACTGATGAGGACAATGAACATTTTCTATACTAATTTTCACATCTCTACATTGACAACTATGCTACTATACTTCAGAATAAAGGCTTTCAGCATAGAAATACCCTCTCCACCAGTAGTATTACTAGTGGGCTTGCTGCCCCACCGCCTTGTTTCAGCATCCATATTACCCAGGAATTCACATTTCATAATTAACTCAGTAAGGCTCTTACCATGACCAATTTTCCATCCTTGATTTCTCTCACAAACTTGGTCTCCTTGCCGTCCCACTTCTGAACGTGCGCAAGCTTATCGCCATCCAAGTTCACAGTGGACTACAAACAGACGGGCAAAATAGGTCAGAATATTGCTCTCACCAACTAGTTACATATAATTACAATGTTATTGGAACTTCTATCAAGCAAGGGATACAACATCCAAAACATAATTCAGATCATATTACTAAATTTGGACTGGGCACTGTAACAGGCTTCTCAAACCCAGTGAAAATTATGAGCGGTTCCAACTGCCCAAAGCCTATAGCTGAGTAGTGTCCAGTGCATATATCCCCAATTTTGACCATAAATCCCACATTGTAGCACTTACTTTACAGTTTCTGTCATCGGCAGTGGCTTCGTCAAACTCCTCCCCCAGGTTGAATGATATTTCAGTATTCTTGAAAGTACTCTGGGTTTTTACGACTACTTTGTCCCCCTCTTTTGAGATGATAACCGTTGGTTTGGTCACATTTCCGACCTGCCTTGTTGCAAAACCAACACCTGCGAAATTAAGGAAAACATGTAATAAGAGGTGTGATCATGCGAACGACCATACATCATGTAATGTATCAAATATAAATCATAAATAAACTGTCTTATTTTTAGGTTATACTTTTAAAGTTATAAAAACTCACCAAGTGCTTTCATGTACTCATCGAAGTTTTCACTGTCGACCAGTTTCCAGGTGGCACAGAAGGCATCAACCATGATGAAGAGTTAGAGGACCGTGCAATAAGAGAACTGAGGTAAAGTTAATACTGATGAGTCTGTGAGCGTTTTCCCGTACACCTACGTTATTTGTTTGGGGCTTATTAATATGCATCCTGTAAGGGGCGGAGAATTACTTCCCATTGGCTTAGGAGATACTTTCTATCTTCTGATTGGCGTTGAGCGCTTCTAAAGCTATATTTCGCTTTTTACTTAACAAAGATTTGACTCAGCGTACCCATTGCAAATTACAACTATTATTTATCAACTGCTCGTGCATCGATTGCAGTTGCAGACCCGTCTTGTGACTTACTAGAGGAATGTTCTGCACAACACTAACTACTCTCCTTGCCCTCTGCAAGACAGACTGTAAAAGGAATATGTCATATCTAGGTGTGTGAAAATACTCAGCCGGAATCAGAGCTTGTTTGATAATTCTTTGTCGTTAAGTGGATTAATCCACTCAAACAGTCGCATGGGCATTCCGCATTGAGGACAGCCATTATGCACTCTGTGTGCATTCGACTAGGTCATATGTTTCAGGCAGAGAAAGCTATTCATTTTCAGTATCATAAATCTGAAGGAAAGTAAAAATGGAACATTCATGTATTGCGTTATTGAGTAGGCTATGGTTACAGTAATGATTTCAGAGCATGACATCGGGTTCTGACTATACTGATTAAATATGTGATGAATGTGTATGCATGTGCATGTATGAATACTATTAGGAGACAATCGTATTTTTTACTTGGCCCTCTTAAAGATGTTCAGTGCTTTGTTTCCAAGCGCTTTGACATTTGATACAGAGTGAGTTAACATGGGTAGCCTAATTCATAGCATGGAGATTTGTTGCTACAGTAACATGCATAATCCATATTTGAACAAATATTTATCCTTCATTTAATTGTTTCGATATCTATGTTCAGTTAACAATTTGCTGTATATTTAATGTCAATAAAGGTCTTATAAAGAGAATGTACTGTGTATTTGCCAGTTTATTCTGAACGATCCATTAATTTCGGAGTGAAAGACATGTTTGGTGCCCTCCTCTGGCCAGATACAGTATaagacataaataaaataaaacatataaaaAATTCAATGGTGACAAACACAACAATATTCTGGTTTCATGGCTAAGAAAAGCTCTACTGACATACTGTATCATTGCAGCTGACTAAGGAAAAGTAGGATAGACAATGTAATCACCATTTTACTGCCAATTACAAATATTGTAATTGGCAGCAACGTTGGTATCAATTTCACTGTGTAATGAGATGCCTCCCCTGTACAAAGACAACaaacaaacatatattttttaattatagCATCTGAAAAATATTCACAACATTGCCGTACGTAGAGGATAATGTTTATTAGCTGCAGTGGACATTGAAATGCATCTTTACAAGGAAGCAAATATAATGTAAAACTATATTTACACACCGAAAAtacgtatatatttttttacttctaATAACTCAGTTGATAATAATGTTGATTTTAACAGTAaaaaacacacagtagaggttTGTACTGTAGCACACTAATAAATCACAATTCTAAGATAAAAATTGTACTTACATCACCAAATGGAATGTTTATACTTTTGTTGTGCAAAGAGACATTCCTGCAACTACATGTTAACATTCTGAGAAAATGCTTTCATTGGAACACCTCTGTAAGCAACGTATGTACAAGTCACTCTCGCTCAAATATGAAATGACATTTTTCAGAGTCATGCCCAACTGTCAGCCACTTCACCAGTTCACTGCATATGCTAAGATGAACAAGACATAAATGCAGGCTCATTCACCGTACATGTAATGAATTATGGGTAATCTTGAATGAATACCCCCTTAAAGCTACAAAGAAACAACCACTTCATTCCTAGCGACAGAGCTCTCCCTTCCCTTCATCATCCAACAGCTCTTTAAGTTTTCATCATAGGTGTCCTGATGTTGCATAGCACGGTGCATGGCGATTACAGTTGTCTGGTCAATGGGGTTTGTTTGAGGAGAAGTGGTCCATGTTAGAGAcagtctctctcttgttctccatcttctctcgTAGTCAGTTAGCCAGAGACCAAGGCCCAATTACGTCCCCTCTGCCTTCTCCTCACCCTCTGTAGGACTCTTCGGTGGGCTTCCAGAGGACGAGCCCTCTCCTCCTTCATCATCTGAGAAACACACAGAACAGCATTCATTATTTTCGTCAGAAACATATCATTGAAAATGCCTCAAGGCCCATGTAGTGGAAAATGTCTGCATTCCAATTATAATCCAAGCTGTGTACTCTCCCCTCTTTTGTGTTGCTTTGTAAGATATGGGTGATATGTTGCATTCGCAAGATAAAAGGAATATGAGATTACCAACCTCAGCACATAACGTATAGCTCGCTAGCTGACACCTTGAATATCAACAGAGACTAATCATAGCATAGACCCTCAACTCAACCGCTTTGTTCATATCCAGAATTTGAATACTGTTTCGAACACTGACAAAGTGCAATACGCCACATAGAGATGAGAATCTTCTGAGGAAATGGGCCAATACCGACTGCTTCCAGCCAGACACTTACAGTATTTTATTCTACCGATCAAACACTACTCTGCTTTGATCCTCATAGGGCAAGGCCTAGGGGATTTATACTGCAAATTGCAGGCAACTATGTTATATCTGGTTCATGCCCTCTATAACATGAGGACCTATGGACCCCGACATTGCACTGTAGCCACTAAGTGAAAAGTGTATACTGTATCTACAGAGGCCTCCAACTAACAATTACTTCCCCACCCCTATGAACCAATGCATTGATTGGCTTCCCCTCACTGATAGATATCCCTTTCCAAATGACCCTCACAGCCATTGAGCTATTactaaaaagagagagatggctgtTCCATTCTTTAGTTTCCATTTAAACAGTTAAAGCTGTGGTACATTTTCCATACTGTTAACTTCCAGATGCCCTTTCCACTAAACCCGGCTTGATTAATGGAAAGCTGGCTATCCAG
Encoded here:
- the LOC139407093 gene encoding fatty acid-binding protein, brain, which gives rise to MVDAFCATWKLVDSENFDEYMKALGVGFATRQVGNVTKPTVIISKEGDKVVVKTQSTFKNTEISFNLGEEFDEATADDRNCKSTVNLDGDKLAHVQKWDGKETKFVREIKDGKLVMTLTFEDIVAVRTYEKA